The following coding sequences are from one Hydra vulgaris chromosome 04, alternate assembly HydraT2T_AEP window:
- the LOC136079383 gene encoding uncharacterized protein LOC136079383, with protein MVSNENKEIEKREKNVIIFGLEESNKTDGADIKKDDESKVSDLLDQVSIDRYHLIHVFRLKSKKGIAPVIVKLRNKETRNDFIKKSYHKFKDIYVNPDLTDAQRNLDKQLRDKCKELNKPLNLKAIIYSIHFPCQYLYNQYNRLSDPDTVNGGGCANTLLVNEMNQKLKKDDSSEKVLGNNLSKKCPDPYFSIPIIQKHLRTIPKLWSCANVVPLFKKDRTQRVVIGEYISSWKMVTSGVPQDNTKVISTNHCYDNNKLLQEDINILVKWSEDWLIKFNESKCKVMYIGKKNRRYEYKLNNSNKLLCKLLVRSHLEYEATVCGPFWKKDIDNLELVQHRATRIKSLRGKSYEERLKILELPTLHDRRRRGDLIQMYKISKGKDIVNFHHPPLNFKLEQSSRSNNCRIRRQFTNSRIRHHFFTNRVTNDWNSFPQWIIDKINLKLFKNSIDKYFGF; from the exons atggtttcaaatgaaaataaagaaattgaaaaaagagAGAAGAACgttattatttttggtttagaAGAATCAAATAAAACTGATGGCGCAGATATAAAGAAAGATGACGAAAGTAAAGTTTCAGATTTATTGGATCAGGTATCGATAGATAGATATCATTTGATTCATGTGTTtagattaaaatctaaaaaaggtATTGCACCAGTAATTGTCAAGTtaagaaataaagaaacaagaaatgactttattaaaaaatcataccATAAGTTTAAGGATATTTATGTAAATCCTGATTTAACCGATGCCCAGAGAAACTTGGATAAACAACTCAGAGATAAAtgtaaagaattaaataaaccaCTAAACCTGAAAGCTATCAT ATATTCTATACATTTTCCTTGTCAATATTTATACAATCAATATAACCGATTAAGTGACCCAGATACAGTCAATGGAGGAGGATGTGCTAACACACTGCTGGTAAACGAAATgaatcaaaaacttaaaaaag ATGATTCATCAGAAAAAGTTTTAGGCAacaatctttcaaaaaaatgtccTGATCCATATTTTAGTATTCCTATTATTCAGAaacatttaa GAACTATTCCAAAGTTATGGTCATGTGCAAACGTTGTTCCATTATTCAAAAAAG ATAGAACTCAGAGGGTGGTGATAGGAGAATATATTTCAAGTTGGAAGATGGTTACTAGTGGAGTACCACAAG ACAATACCAAAGTTATTTCAACCAATCATTgctatgataataataaattactacAAGAGGACATTAACATATTAGTAAAATGGTCTGAAGAttggttaattaaatttaatgaatcaaAATGTAAAGTCATGTATATTGGTAAAAAGAATCGTagatatgaatataaattgaaCAACTCAAACAAA ttactaTGCAAATTGTTAGTACGTTCTCATTTGGAATACGAAGCAACAGTTTGTGGTCCATTTTGGAAGAAGGACATTGACAATCTTGAACTTGTGCAACACAGGGCTACAAGAATCAAATCTTTAAGGGGGAAATCATATGAAGAAAGATTAAAGATACTTGAACTGCCAACTTTGCATGATAGAAGAAGAAGAGGTGATCTGATTCAAATGTATAAGATCTCAAAAggaaaagatattgttaattttcaccACCCTCCATTAAATTTTAAGCTGGAACAATCAAGTAGAAGTAACAATTGTAGAATACGCAGACAATTTACCAATTCGAGAATTCGTCACCATTTCTTCACAAACAGAGTTACAAACGATTGGAATTCTTTTCCTCAATGGATAAtagataaaattaacttaaaactttttaaaaacagcattgataaatattttggtttctga